The Pseudomonas aeruginosa genome includes the window TCCGTGCAGCAGGCCTACTGGCTGGGACGTGGCGCCGGCGAGGTGCTGGGCAACGTCAGCTGCCATGCCTTCCTGGAATTCCGCACGCGGGATGTCGACCCGCAGCGCCTGGCCGCGGCGGCGGAGTGCGTGCGTCAACGCCACCCGATGTTGCGGGCGCGCTTCCTCGACGGTCGCCAGCAGATCCTTCCGACGCCGCCGCTGTCCTGCTTCGACCTGCAGGACTGGCGCACCTTGCAGGTGGACGAGGCCGAGCGCGACTGGCAGGCGCTGCGCGACTGGCGCGCCCATGAATGCCTGGCGGTGGAGCGCGGCCAGGTGTTCCTGCTCGGGCTGGTGCGCATGCCGGGCGGCGAGGATCGCCTCTGGCTGAGTCTCGACCTGCTTGCCGCCGATGTCGAAAGCCTGCGCCTGCTGCTGGCCGAACTGGGCGTTGCCTACCTGGCGCCGGAGCGCCTGGCGGAGCCGCCGGCGCTGCATTTCGCCGACTACCTGGCACACCGTGCGGCGCAACGCGCCGAGGCCGCGGCGCGGGCCCGCGACTACTGGCTGGAACGCCTGCCGCGCTTGCCGGACGCGCCGGCCCTGCCGTTGGCCTGCGCGCCGGAAAGCATCCGCCAGCCGCGCACCCGGCGCCTGGCATTCCAGCTTTCCGCCGGCGAGAGCCGGCGCCTGGAGCGTCTTGCCGCGCAGCATGGCGTGACCTTGTCCAGCGTGTTCGGCTGCGCCTTCGCGCTGGTCCTGGCGCGCTGGAGCGAAAGCGCGGAATTTCTCCTCAACGTGCCGTTGTTCGATCGGCATGCCGACGACCCGCGTATCGGCGAGGTGATCGCCGACTTCACCACCCTGTTGCTGCTGGAGTGCCGGATGCAGGCCGGGGTGTCCTTCGCCGAGGCGGTGAAGAGCTTCCAGCGCAACCTCCACGGAGCCATCGACCACGCCGCATTCCCCGCCCTGGAGGTGCTCCGCGAGGCGCGCCGGCAGGGCCAGCCACGCTCGGCGCCGGTGGTGTTCGCCAGCAACCTGGGCGAGGAGGGCTTCGTCCCGGCGGCCTTCCGCGACGCTTTCGGCGATCTCCACGACATGCTCTCGCAGACCCCGCAGGTCTGGCTCGACCACCAGCTCTACCGGGTGGGCGATGGTATCCTGCTGGCCTGGGACAGCGTCGTCGGCCTGTTCCCCGAAGGCCTGCCGGAAACCATGTTCGAAGCCTACGTGGGGCTGCTCCAGCGTCTCTGCGACAGCGCCTGGGAGCAGCCCGCCGATCTGCCGTTGCCCTGGGCGCAGCAGGCGCGCCGGGCCCTGCTCAACGGCCAGCCGGCATGCGCCACGGCGCGCACCCTGCATCGCGACTTCTTCCTTCGCGCCGCCGAGGCGCCGGATGCCGACGCGCTGCTCTATCGCGACCAACGTGTCACCCGCGGCGAACTGGCCGAGCGTGCGCTGCGCATCGCCGGCGGCCTGCGCGAAGCCGGGGTGCGCCCTGGCGACGCGGTCGAGGTCAGCCTGCCGCGCGGACCGCAGCAGGTCGCGGCGGTATTCGGCGTGCTCGCCGCAGGCGCCTGCTACGTGCCGCTGGACATCGACCAGCCGCCCGCACGGCGGCGCCTGATCGAAGAGGCCGCCGGGGTATGCCTGGCGATCACCGAGGAGGACGATCCGCAGGCCTTGCCGCCGCGCCTGGATGTCCAGCGCCTGCTGCGCGGCCCGGCGCTGGCCGCCCCCGTGCCGCTGGCGCCGCAGGCGAGTGCCTATGTGATCTACACCTCGGGCTCCACCGGGGTGCCCAAGGGCGTCGAGGTCAGCCACGCGGCGGCGATCAATACCATCGACGCGCTGCTCGACCTGCTGCGGGTGGACGCATCGGACCGCTTGCTGGCGGTCTCCGCGCTGGACTTCGATCTGTCGGTCTTCGACCTGTTCGGCGGCCTCGGCGCCGGTGCCAGCCTGGTCCTGCCGGCCCAGGAACAGGCGCGCGATGCCGCTGCCTGGGCGGAGGCTATCCAGCGGCATGCGGTGAGCCTGTGGAACTCGGCGCCGGCCTTGCTGGAGATGGCCCTCAGCCTGCCGGCGAGCCAGGCCGACTATCGCAGTCTGCGGGCGGTGCTGCTGTCCGGCGACTGGGTGGCTCTGGACCTGCCCGGCCGCCTGCGCCCACGTTGTGCCGAAGGCTGCCGCCTGCATGTGCTGGGTGGCGCTACCGAAGCGGGCATCTGGTCGAACCTGCAGAGCGTCGATACGGTGCCGCCGCACTGGCGTTCGATTCCCTACGGCCGGCCATTGCCGGGACAGGCCTACCGGGTGGTCGACACCCACGGGCGCGACGTGCCGGACCTGGTGGTCGGCGAGCTGTGGATCGGCGGCGCCAGCCTGGCCCGCAGCTATCGCAACGATCCCGAACTCAGCGCCCGGCGCTTCGTCCACGATGCCCAGGGCCGCTGGTATCGCACCGGCGATCGCGGTCGCTACTGGGGCGACGGTACCCTGGAATTCCTCGGTCGGGTCGACCAGCAGGTGAAAGTGCGCGGCCAGCGCATCGAGTTGGGCGAGGTGGAGGCCGCGCTGTGCGCCCAGGCTGGCGTGGAGAGCGCCTGCGCGGCGGTGCTCGGCGGTGGCGTGGCGAGCCTCGGCGCGGTGCTGGTACCGCGCCTGGCGCCACGGGCCGAAGGCTCCATGGAATTACCGGCCGCACAGCCCTTCGCCGGCCTGGCAGAGGCCGAGGCGGTACTCACCCGGGAAATCCTCGGCGCGCTGCTGGAGGCGCCGCTGGAGCTAGACGACGGTTTGCGCCGGCGCTGGCTGGACTGGCTAGCGGACTCCGCCGCCAGCGCGCTGCCGTCGCTCGACGAGGCGTTGCGCCGGCTCGGCTGGCAGGCCGCGGGGCTGACCGCGATGGGCAACGCTCTGCGCGGCCTGCTCGCCGGCGAACAGGCGCCGGCCGCGCTGCTCCTCGATCCCTGGCTGGCGCCGCAGGCGGTGGCCGCGCGCCTGCCGGACGGCCGCGAGGCCCTGGCGCGCCTGCTCGAAGCGCTGCCGACGCCGGCTGCCGGCGAACGCCTGCGGGTGGCGGTGCTGGATACCCGCGCCGGGCTCTGGCTCGACCAGGGCATGGCCTCGCTGTTGCGCCCGGGGCTGGAACTGACCCTCTTCGAACGCAGCCGCGTCCTCCTCGACGCCGCCGCCACCCGCTTGCCGGAACGGATCGTGGTGCAGGCGCTGGACGACGGCCTGCTACCTGCCGAGCACCTCGGTCGCTACGACCGGGTGATCAGCTTCGCCGCGCTGCACGCCTACGAGGCCAGCCGCGAAGGCCTGGCGCTGGCGGCGGCGCTGCTGCGCCCGCAGGGCCGCCTGTTGCTGGTGGACCTGCTATGCGAGTCGCCACTGGCGCTGCTCGGTGCGGCCTTGCTCGACGACCGGCCGTTGCGCCTGGCGGAGTTGCCGAGCCTGTTGGCCGATCTCGCCGCTGCGGGACTGGCGCCGCGTTGCCTGTGGCGCAGCGAACGGCTCGCCCTGGTCGAGGCGCTGGCGCCGGGACTAGGGCTCGACGCCGCCGCGCTCCAGGCCGGCCTGGAGCAACGCCTGCCCCAGGCGATGCGGCCCGAACGCCTGTGGTGCCTGCCAAGCCTGCCGTTGAACGGCAATGGCAAGGTCGATCGTCGCCGCCTGGCCGAGAGCATGACCCGCGCACTCGGCGAGTGTCGTCACGAGCCCTCGGCGGAGGAGCCGCTGGAAGCCCATGAGCAAGCGCTGGCCGAGTGCTGGGAAGCGGTTCTCAAACGCCCGGTGCGTCGTCGCGAGGCGAGCTTCTTCAGCCTCGGCGGCGACAGCCTGCTGGCGACCCGCCTGCTGGCCGGCATACGTGAGCGTTTCGGCGTACGCCTGGGCATGGCCGACTTCTATCGCCAGCCGACCCTGGCCGGTCTTGCCCGCCACTTGCAGGCGCAGACCGTCGAAATCGAGGAAACCCAACTGGAAGAGGGCGTGCTATGAGCCTCGGCGAACTGCTGGAAACCTGCCGCAGCCGGCGCATCGAACTCTGGAGCGAGGCGGGCCGCCTGCGCTATCGCGCCCCACAGGGCGCCCTCGACGCCGGCCTCGCCGAGCGCCTGCGGGCCGAGCGCGAGGCCCTGCTGGAACACCTGGAAGGCGGCCCTGGCTGGCGCGCCGAACCCGACCTGGCCCACCAGCGCTTCCCATTGACCCCGGTGCAGGCCGCCTACGTGCTGGGCCGCCAGGCGGCCTTCGACTACGGCGGTAACGCCTGCCAGCTGTACGCCGAGTACGACTGGCCGGTCGACACCGATCCGGCGCGCCTGGAGGCGGCCTGGAACGCCATGGTCGAGCGCCACCCGATGCTGCGCGCGGTGATCGAGGACAACGCCTGGCAGCGCGTGCTGCCCGAGGTGCCCTGGCAGCGGCTGACCGTGCATGCCTGCGCGGGGCTCGACGAGGCCGCTTTCCAGGCGCACCTGGAGCGGGTCCGCGAACGCCTCGACCACGCCTGCGCGGCACTCGACCAGTGGCCGGTCCTGCGCCCCGAGCTGAGTATCGGCCGGGATGCCTGCGTACTGCACTGCTCGGTGGATTTCACCCTGGTCGACTACGCCAGCCTGCAATTGCTGCTTGGCGAATGGCGCCGCCGCTATCTCGATCCGCAATGGACGGCGGAACCGCTGGAGGCGACCTTCCGCGACTATGTCGGCGTCGAGCAGCGCCGACGCCAGTCGCCAGCCTGGCAGCGCGACCGCGACTGGTGGCTGGCGCGTCTCGACGCGCTACCGGGGCGTCCCGACCTGCCGCTGCGGGTGCAGCCGGACACCCGGTCCACGCGCTTCCGGCACTTCCACGCGCGCCTCGACGAGGCCGCCTGGCAGGCGCTCGGCGCGCGCGCCGGCGAACACGGCCTGAGCGCTGCCGGCGTGGCCCTGGCGGCCTTCGCCGAGACCATCGGTCGCTGGAGCCAGGCACCGGCGTTCTGTCTCAACCTGACGGTACTCAACCGGCCGCCGCTGCATCCGCAGCTGGCGCAGGTGCTCGGTGACTTCACCGCGCTCAGCCTGCTGGCAGTGGACAGCCGCCACGGCGACAGTTTCGTCGAGCGTGCCCGACGCATCGGCGAGCAGATGTTCGACGACCTCGACCACCCGACCTTCAGCGGCGTCGACCTGCTGCGCGAACTGGCGCGCCGGCGTGGTCGCGGCGCCGACCTGATGCCGGTGGTGTTCACCAGTGGCATCGGCAGTGTGCAGCGCCTGCTCGGCGATGGCGAGGCGCCGCGCGCGCCACGCTACATGATCAGCCAGACCCCGCAGGTCTGGCTGGACTGCCAGGTCACCGACCAGTTCGGCGGCCTGGAGATCGGCTGGGACGTACGCCTCGGGTTGTTCCCCGAGGGCCAGGCGGAAGCCATGTTCGACGACTTCGTCGGGCTGCTCCGGCGCCTGGCGCAGAGCCCGCGCGCCTGGACCGACGGCGATGCCACGGAACCCGTCGAGGCGCCGCCGCAGGCGTTGCCCGGTAGTGCCCGGAGCATCGCCGCCGGTTTCGCCGAGCGTGCCCTGCTGACCCCCGACGCCACGGTGATCCACGATGCCGCCGGCAGCTACAGCTACCGCCAGGTCGCCCAGCACGCCAGCGCCCTGCGCCGCGTCCTGGAAGCGCACGGCGCGGGCCGTGGCCGGCGGGTCGCGGTGATGCTGCCGAAAAGCGCCGCGCAATTGGTCGCGGTGATCGGCATCCTCCAGGCCGGCGCCGCCTATGTGCCGGTAGACATCCGCCAGCCTCCGCTGCGGCGCCAGGCGATCCTCGCCAGCGCCGAAGTGGTCGCGCTGGTTTGCCTGGAAAGCGATGTCCCGGACGTCGGCTGCGCCTGCGTGGCCATCGACCGGCTGGCCGCCGACAGCGCCTGGCCGCCACCGCACGCGGCGGAGGTGGCGGCGGACGACCTCGCCTACGTGATCTACACCTCCGGCTCCACCGGCACGCCCAAGGGCGTGATGCTCAGCCATGCGGCGGTGAGTAACACGCTGCTCGACATCAACCAGCGCTACGGCGTCGACGCCAACGACCGCGTCCTCGGCCTCGCCGAGCTGAGCTTCGACCTCTCGGTCTACGACTTCTTCGGCGCCACCGCGGCGGGGGCCCAGGTGGTCCTGCCGGACCCGGCGCGCGGCAGCGATCCATCGCACTGGGCGGAACTGCTGGAACGCCACGCCATCACCCTGTGGAACTCGGTGCCGGCCCAAGGCCAGATGCTCATCGATTACCTGGAGAGCGAGCCGCAACGTCACCTGCCGGGACCGCGCTGCGTGCTCTGGTCCGGTGACTGGATTCCGGTCAGCCTGCCGACCCGCTGGTGGCGGCGCTGGCCGGACAGCGCGCTGTTCAGCCTGGGCGGCGCCACCGAGGCGGCGATCTGGTCGATCGAGCAGCCGATCCGCCCGCAGCACACCGAGCTGGCCAGCATCCCTTATGGCCGTGCCCTGCGTGGGCAGAGCGTGGAAGTCCTGGATGCCCGCGGGCGGCGCTGCCCGCCGGGCGTGCGCGGCGAGATCCATATCGGCGGGGTGGGCCTGGCGCTCGGCTACGCCGGCGATCCGCAGCGCACCGCCGAACGCTTCGTCCGTCACCCCGATGGCCGTCGCCTGTATCGCACCGGCGACCTCGGCCGCTACCTGGCCGACGGCAGCATCGAGTTCCTCGGCCGCGAGGACGACCAGGTGAAGATTCGCGGCCACCGCATCGAACTGGCCGAACTGGACGCCGCGCTGTGCGCTCATCCGCAGGTCAACCTGGCGGCCACCGTGGTGCTCGGCGAGACCCACGAGCGCAGCCTGGCCAGCTTCGTCACCCTGCATGCGCCGGTGGAGGCTGGCGAGGATCCGCGTACGGCGCTCGACGCGGTGCGCCAGCGGGCGGCCCAGGCCTTGCGCCGCGACTGGGGCAGCGAGGAGGGCATCGCCGCGGCGGTGGCCGCACTCGACCGTGCCTGCCTCGCCTCGTTGGCCGCCTGGCTGGCCGGCAGCGGTCTGTTCGCCAGTGCGACGCCGCTGGACTTCGCCACCCTGTGCCAGCGCCTGGGTATCGCCGAGGCGCGCCAGCGCCTGCTGCGCCACTGGTTGCGCCAGCTGGAGGAGGGCGGCTACCTGCGCGCCGAGGGCGAGGGCTGGCTGGGCTGCGCCGAGCGTCCCGCGCAGAGTCCGGAGGACGCCTGGACGGCGTTCGCCGGCTGCGCGCCGGCGGCGCTCTGGCCGGCCGAGCTGGTCGCCTACCTGCGTGACAGCGCGCAATCCCTCGGCGAGCAACTGGCCGGGCGGATCAGCCCGGCGGCGCTGATGTTCCCGCAGGGCTCGGCGCGCATCGCCGAGGCCATGTACAGCCAGGGCCTGCATGCCCAGGCGCTGCACGAGGCCATGGCCGAGGCCATCGCCGCCATCGTCGAGCGCCAGCCGCAACGGCGCTGGCGCCTGCTGGAGCTTGGCGCCGGCACCGCCGCCGCCAGCCGTGCGGTGATCGCCCGGTTGGCGCCGCTGGTGCAGCGAGGGGCGGAGGTGGACTACCTGTTCACCGACGTTTCCAGCTACTTCCTCGCCGCAGCCCGCGAGCGCTTCGTCGACCAGCCGTGGGTACGCTTCGGCCGCTTCGACATGAACGGCGATCTTCTCGACCAGGGCGTGGCGCCGCACTCGGTGGATATCCTGCTCAGCTCCGGGGCCTTGAACAACGCGCTGGACACCCCGGCGCTGCTGGCCGGCCTGCGCGAGTTGCTGAGCGCCGACGCCTGGCTGGTGATCCAGGAACTGACGCGCGAGCACAACGAGATCAGTGTCAGCCAGAGCCTGATGATGGAGAACCCGCGCGACCTCCGCGACGAGCGCCGCCAACTGTTCGTCCACACCGGGCAATGGCTGGAGTGGCTGGCGGCACAGGGTGGCGACCTGGCTTGTGGGGTGGTGCCGCCGGGCAGCGCTCTCGACCTGCTTGGCTACGATGTCCTGCTGGCTCGCTGCAAGACCGACCGCGCCCGCCTGGAGCCGGCCGAGCTGCTGGCCTTCGTCGAAGCGCGGGTGCCGCGCTACATGCTCCCGGCGCAGTTGCGCGTGCTCGAACGCCTGCCGGTCACCGGCAACGGCAAGATCGACCGCAAGGCCCTGACCGGCTTTGCCCGCCAGCCCCAGGCGGACCTTCGGCATGGCGTCGCGCAGGCACCGGCCGACGAACTGGAGAATGCGCTGCTGGCACTCTGGCGGGAGGTGCTGGACAACCCGTCGCTGGGCGTCGAGCAAGACTTCTTCGGGGCTGGCGGCGACTCGCTGTTGATCGCCCAGTTGATCGCCCGTTTGCGCGAACGACTGGAAAGCGCCCGTCGGCATCCGTTCGATCGCCTGCTACGCTGGGCGCTCAGCCAGCCGACGCCGCGCGGCCTGGCCGAACGCCTGCGCAGCGCGCCGGAAGAGGGCCGTGGGCCAGCCCTGGCCGCGGCGCGCGGCGTCGCCCCGGCGCAGGCCGGCATGTCGCGCGCACCGCTCGCCGAGGGCGCGGTGGCGCTCGACCCGCTGGTGCGCCTGGTGCCCGGCGAGGGCGTGCCGCGGGTGCTGGTCCACGAAGGCCTCGGCACGCTACTGCCGTACCGCCCGCTGCTTCGCGCCCTGGGTGAGGGGCGGCCGTTGCTGGGGCTGGCCGTGCATGACAGCGACGCCTACCTGGCGATCCCCGCCGAGCATCTCAACGCCTGCCTCGGCCGCCGCTACGCCGAGGCGCTCCATCGCGCCGGGCTGCGTGAGGTCGACCTGCTCGGCTACTGCTCCGGCGGGCTGGTCGCCCTGGAGACCGCCAAGTCCCTGGTCCAGCGCGGGGTGCGCGTGCGCCAACTGGATATCGTCTCCAGCTACCGGATTCCCTACCGGGTGGACGACGAGCGCCTGCTGTTGTTCAGCTTCGCCGCGACCCTCGGCCTGGATACCGCGGCGCTCGGCTTCCCCGCGCCGGAACGTCTCGGCCAGGCGGTGCAGGCGGCGCTCGCGCAGACACCGGAGCGCCTGGTCGCCGAGGCGCTGGCGGGGCTGCCGGGCCTGGCCGATCTCGTCGCCCTGCGCGGCCGCGTGCTACAGGCGGCCAGCGGTAGCGCCGACGCCGCCAGCGTCGAACGCGACACCCTCTACCGACTGTTCTGTCACTCGGTGCGTGCCAGCCAGGCCGCGGCGCCGGAGCCCTACGTCGGCGCGCTGCGGCTGTTCGTGCCGGACGCCGGCAACCCATTGGTGCCGCGCTACGCCGAGGCCCTGGAGACCCAATGGCGGGCCGCCGCGCTCGGCGCGTGCGGCATCCACGAGGTGCCCGGCGGGCACTTCGACTGCCTGGGCGAAGCCCTGGCGCAATCCTTGTCGAAACCCATGCCAGAGGAGGCGAGCCGATGAGCGACGTCCGTTCCGTGGTGGTCGCCGGTTCCCGGTTCGGCCAGTTCTATGCCGCCGGCGTCGCCGCCGATCCGCGCTTCGTCCTGCGCGGCATCCTTGGCCAGGGCAGCCGGCGTTCGCGGGCGTTGGCCGAGCGCCTCGGGGTGGAGACCTGGTGCGAGGTCGAGGCGTTGCCCGACGATGTCCGCCTGGCCTGCGTCGCGGTCGGCGGCGCGGCACGCGGCGAGCAGGGCCCGGCGCTGGCCGAGGCGCTGATGGCGCGTGGCATCGACGTGCTGATCGAGCATCCGTTGCTGCCGCGCGAATGGCAGGACCTGCTGCGCAGCGCCGAGCGCCTGGGCCGGCGCTGCCTGCTCAACACCTTCTATCCGCAGTTGCCGGCGGTGGCGCGTTTCATCGAGCTGGGCCGCCAGTTGCATCGCCGGCGCGGCATCCGCCACCTGGACGCGGCCTGCGGGGTGCAGGTCGGTTTCGCCACCCTGGACATCCTCGCCGCGTTGCTGGAGGGCGTCGGCCCCTGGTCGCTGGAGTCGCCCTCGAACGACCTGTCGGCGATGCGCGGGCTGTCCCTGGTGCTGGCGGAAGTGCCGTTGAGCCTGCACGTGCTCAACGAACTGGCGGCCGCCGACGACGGGCGCATGACCTTGTTGCAGCGCGTCAGCCTGACCACCGATCGCGGCACGCTGAGCCTGCTCAGCCCCCATGGCCCGTTGTTGTGGACGCCTGCGGTGGCGGTACCGGCAGAGGATGACGACGGCCTGTTCGCGCTGTTCGACGAGATAGCCGGCGAACCGCTGCCCAGCGCCCAGCTCTGGTATGCCGAACCGTGCAGCTGGGCCCAGGTGCACCAGCGCCTGTGGCCGGCGGCGGCGGCCGAGGCGCTGGCGCTGCTCGCCAACGGCGACGAGGTGCGCCGGCGCAACCAGCGCAGCCTGGAGGTCGCCGCCCTGTGGCAGCGGATCGGCGAGCGCCTTGGCTTCCCCGAGGCGCCGCCGGCGTCGCTGGCGCCGGCGAGCCTGGAACAGGTGCTGGAGCAAGCCTCGTGACCCCGGTGCTGTGGCGCCTGCTGCGCACCTATCGCTGGCGGCTGGCGGCGGCCATGGGGTTGCAGGCCCTGGCCGGGCTCTGCTCGCTGTTGCCCTGGATGCTTCTCGCCTGGCTCGCCGAGCCGCTGGCGCGCGGCCAGGCGCAGCCGGCCCTGCTGGCCCTGGTGCTGCTGGCGGTGCTGGCCTGGCTGGGCTGCCAGGCGCTGGCCGCGCACCTGGCCCACCGGGTCGACGCGGACCTCTGCAACGACCTGCGCCTGCGCCTGCTGGCGCACCTGCAACGGCTGCCGCTGGACTGGTTCGGTCGCCAGGGCCCGGACGGCGTGGCGCGCCTCGTGGAGCAGGACGTGCGGGCCCTGCACCAACTGATCGCGCACGCTCCCAACGATCTCAGCAACCTGTTGGTGGTGCCGCTCGTCGCGTTGCTCTGGCTGGCCTGGCTGCACCCCTGGCTGCTGCTGTTCTGCCTGCTGCCGCTGGTGCTGGCCGCCGCCGGCTTCCTGCTGCTGCGCTCGGCGCGCTACCGCGACCTGGTGCTGCGGCGCAATGCCGCGCTGGAAAGGCTCTCGGCGGACTATGGCGAATTCGCCCACAACCTGCTGCTGGCCCGACAGTACCCCGGCGCCGGCATACAACAGGGCGCCGAGGCGTCGGCGGCGGCCTTCGGCGAAGCGTTCGGCGCCTGGGTGAAGCGGGTCGGCCACCTCGCCGCGCTGGTCTACGTGCAGTTGTCGACGCCCTGGCTGCTGGCCTGGGTCCTGCTCGGCGCGCTGGCCCTGGATGCCCTCGGCGTGCCGCTGGCGCTCGGCCAGGCCTGCGCCTTCCTGCTCCTGTTGCGGGCCCTGGCCGCCCCGGTACAGGCGCTCGGCCACGGCGGCGACGCGCTGCTGGGCGCGCGCGCCGCCGCCGAGCGCCTGCAGCAGGTGTTCGACCAGGCGCCGCTGGCCGAGGGCCGCTCGACCCGCGAGCCGGTCGATGGCGCGGTGGCGCTGCACGGCCTGGGCCATGCCTATGAAGGCGTGGAGGTCCTGGCCGATATCGATCTGGAGCTGGAGGATGGCAGCCTGGTGGCCCTGGTCGGTCCCTCGGGCTCCGGCAAGAGCACCCTGCTGCACCTGCTGGCGCGCTACATGGACGCGCAGCGCGGCGAACTGGAGGTTGGCGGCCTGGCACTGAAGGACATGCCCGATGCCGTGCGCCATCGGCATATCGCGCTGGTCGGCCAGCAGGCGGCGGCGCTGGAGATATCCCTGGCCGACAACATTGCCCTGTTCCGCCCCGATGCCGATCTCCAGGAGATTCGCCAGGCGGCCCGTGACGCCTGCCTCGACGAGCGCATCATGGCCCTGCCGCGTGGCTACGACAGCGTGCCGGGACGCGACCTGCAACTGTCCGGCGGCGAACTGCAACGACTGGCCCTGGCCCGTGCGCTGCTATCGCCGGCGCGCCTGTTGCTGCTCGACGAGCCAACCTCGGCGCTGGATCCGCAGACCGCCCGGCAGGTCCTGCGCAACCTGCGCGAACGCGGCGGTGGCCGGACCCGGGTGATCGTCGCCCATCGTCTGGCCGAAGTCAGCGATGCCGACCTGATCCTGGTGCTGGTCGCTGGCCGTCTGGTCGAACGCGGCGAGCACGCGGCGCTGTTGGCGGCGGACGGCGCCTATGCGCGCTTGTGGCGTGAACAGAACGGCGCGGAGGTGGCGGCATGACCCTGTTCGAACGAATGCGTGCGCTGCCCGAAGACTGCCGTGCCGCGTTGCGCCGGGCGAGCGCCTGGGCGGTCCTGGCGGCGCTGCTGGACGCCGCTTGCGGCGTATTGCTGGTGCCGTTGGTCGAGGCCTGGTTCGCCGAAGGCGCGTTGCCCTGGCGCTGGGTCGCAGCGTTGCTCGGCTTGAGCCTGGCGCAGGCGCTGTTGCAGTACCTGGCCCTGCGTCGCGGTTTCGCCGCCGGCGGCTCGCTGGCGGCTGGACTGGTGCGCAGCCTGGTGGCGCGCTTGCCGCGCCTGGCGCCGCCGGCGCTGCGCCGGGTCGCGCCGGCCGAAGGCCTGCTGCGCGGCCCGGTGATGCAGGCGATGGGCATTCCGGCGCACCTGCTGGGGCCGCTGATCGCCGCATTGGTGACGCCGCTCGGGGTGATCCTCGGGCTGTTCCTGATCGACCCGTCCATCGCCCTCGGCCTGCTCGTTGCCGGTGCCGTCCTCGCTGCGCTGTTGCGCTGGAGCGGGCGGCGCAATCTGGCGGCGGAGGATGCCCGGCTGGCCGCCGAGCGCGACGCTGCACGGCAGTTGCAGGCGTTCGCCGAACGCCAGCCGCTGCTGCGCGCGGCGCAGCGCGAAAGCGTCGCCCGCCAGGGGCTGGAAGAGGCCTTGCGCAGTCTCCACCGCAGCACCCTGGATCTGTTGCGGCGCAGCCTGCCCAGCGGCCTCGGCTTCGCCCTGGCGGTGCAGGCGGCGTTCGCCTTCGCCCTGCTCGGCGGCGC containing:
- the pchH gene encoding ABC transporter ATP-binding protein PchH; its protein translation is MTPVLWRLLRTYRWRLAAAMGLQALAGLCSLLPWMLLAWLAEPLARGQAQPALLALVLLAVLAWLGCQALAAHLAHRVDADLCNDLRLRLLAHLQRLPLDWFGRQGPDGVARLVEQDVRALHQLIAHAPNDLSNLLVVPLVALLWLAWLHPWLLLFCLLPLVLAAAGFLLLRSARYRDLVLRRNAALERLSADYGEFAHNLLLARQYPGAGIQQGAEASAAAFGEAFGAWVKRVGHLAALVYVQLSTPWLLAWVLLGALALDALGVPLALGQACAFLLLLRALAAPVQALGHGGDALLGARAAAERLQQVFDQAPLAEGRSTREPVDGAVALHGLGHAYEGVEVLADIDLELEDGSLVALVGPSGSGKSTLLHLLARYMDAQRGELEVGGLALKDMPDAVRHRHIALVGQQAAALEISLADNIALFRPDADLQEIRQAARDACLDERIMALPRGYDSVPGRDLQLSGGELQRLALARALLSPARLLLLDEPTSALDPQTARQVLRNLRERGGGRTRVIVAHRLAEVSDADLILVLVAGRLVERGEHAALLAADGAYARLWREQNGAEVAA
- the pchG gene encoding pyochelin biosynthesis thiazoline reductase PchG is translated as MSDVRSVVVAGSRFGQFYAAGVAADPRFVLRGILGQGSRRSRALAERLGVETWCEVEALPDDVRLACVAVGGAARGEQGPALAEALMARGIDVLIEHPLLPREWQDLLRSAERLGRRCLLNTFYPQLPAVARFIELGRQLHRRRGIRHLDAACGVQVGFATLDILAALLEGVGPWSLESPSNDLSAMRGLSLVLAEVPLSLHVLNELAAADDGRMTLLQRVSLTTDRGTLSLLSPHGPLLWTPAVAVPAEDDDGLFALFDEIAGEPLPSAQLWYAEPCSWAQVHQRLWPAAAAEALALLANGDEVRRRNQRSLEVAALWQRIGERLGFPEAPPASLAPASLEQVLEQAS
- the pchF gene encoding pyochelin non-ribosomal peptide synthetase PchF; its protein translation is MSLGELLETCRSRRIELWSEAGRLRYRAPQGALDAGLAERLRAEREALLEHLEGGPGWRAEPDLAHQRFPLTPVQAAYVLGRQAAFDYGGNACQLYAEYDWPVDTDPARLEAAWNAMVERHPMLRAVIEDNAWQRVLPEVPWQRLTVHACAGLDEAAFQAHLERVRERLDHACAALDQWPVLRPELSIGRDACVLHCSVDFTLVDYASLQLLLGEWRRRYLDPQWTAEPLEATFRDYVGVEQRRRQSPAWQRDRDWWLARLDALPGRPDLPLRVQPDTRSTRFRHFHARLDEAAWQALGARAGEHGLSAAGVALAAFAETIGRWSQAPAFCLNLTVLNRPPLHPQLAQVLGDFTALSLLAVDSRHGDSFVERARRIGEQMFDDLDHPTFSGVDLLRELARRRGRGADLMPVVFTSGIGSVQRLLGDGEAPRAPRYMISQTPQVWLDCQVTDQFGGLEIGWDVRLGLFPEGQAEAMFDDFVGLLRRLAQSPRAWTDGDATEPVEAPPQALPGSARSIAAGFAERALLTPDATVIHDAAGSYSYRQVAQHASALRRVLEAHGAGRGRRVAVMLPKSAAQLVAVIGILQAGAAYVPVDIRQPPLRRQAILASAEVVALVCLESDVPDVGCACVAIDRLAADSAWPPPHAAEVAADDLAYVIYTSGSTGTPKGVMLSHAAVSNTLLDINQRYGVDANDRVLGLAELSFDLSVYDFFGATAAGAQVVLPDPARGSDPSHWAELLERHAITLWNSVPAQGQMLIDYLESEPQRHLPGPRCVLWSGDWIPVSLPTRWWRRWPDSALFSLGGATEAAIWSIEQPIRPQHTELASIPYGRALRGQSVEVLDARGRRCPPGVRGEIHIGGVGLALGYAGDPQRTAERFVRHPDGRRLYRTGDLGRYLADGSIEFLGREDDQVKIRGHRIELAELDAALCAHPQVNLAATVVLGETHERSLASFVTLHAPVEAGEDPRTALDAVRQRAAQALRRDWGSEEGIAAAVAALDRACLASLAAWLAGSGLFASATPLDFATLCQRLGIAEARQRLLRHWLRQLEEGGYLRAEGEGWLGCAERPAQSPEDAWTAFAGCAPAALWPAELVAYLRDSAQSLGEQLAGRISPAALMFPQGSARIAEAMYSQGLHAQALHEAMAEAIAAIVERQPQRRWRLLELGAGTAAASRAVIARLAPLVQRGAEVDYLFTDVSSYFLAAARERFVDQPWVRFGRFDMNGDLLDQGVAPHSVDILLSSGALNNALDTPALLAGLRELLSADAWLVIQELTREHNEISVSQSLMMENPRDLRDERRQLFVHTGQWLEWLAAQGGDLACGVVPPGSALDLLGYDVLLARCKTDRARLEPAELLAFVEARVPRYMLPAQLRVLERLPVTGNGKIDRKALTGFARQPQADLRHGVAQAPADELENALLALWREVLDNPSLGVEQDFFGAGGDSLLIAQLIARLRERLESARRHPFDRLLRWALSQPTPRGLAERLRSAPEEGRGPALAAARGVAPAQAGMSRAPLAEGAVALDPLVRLVPGEGVPRVLVHEGLGTLLPYRPLLRALGEGRPLLGLAVHDSDAYLAIPAEHLNACLGRRYAEALHRAGLREVDLLGYCSGGLVALETAKSLVQRGVRVRQLDIVSSYRIPYRVDDERLLLFSFAATLGLDTAALGFPAPERLGQAVQAALAQTPERLVAEALAGLPGLADLVALRGRVLQAASGSADAASVERDTLYRLFCHSVRASQAAAPEPYVGALRLFVPDAGNPLVPRYAEALETQWRAAALGACGIHEVPGGHFDCLGEALAQSLSKPMPEEASR